A window of the Oryza brachyantha chromosome 5, ObraRS2, whole genome shotgun sequence genome harbors these coding sequences:
- the LOC102702847 gene encoding 1-deoxy-D-xylulose-5-phosphate synthase 1, chloroplastic isoform X2, whose translation MALTAFSIPRGFVGALPQEGHFAPAAAELCLHKLQTRPPKPRRRSSCISASLSTEREAAEYHSQRPPTPLLDTINFPIHMKNLSINELQQLADELRSDVIFHVSKTGGHLGSSLGVVELTVALHYVFNTPQDKILWDVGHQSYPHKILTGRRDKMPTMRQTNGLSGFTKRAESEYDSFGTGHSSTTISAALGMAVGRDLKGGKNNVVAVIGDGAMTAGQAYEAMNNAGYLDSDMIVILNDNKQVSLPTATLDGPAAPVGALSSALSKLQSSRPLRELREVAKGVTKQIGGSVHELAAKVDEYARGMISGSGSTLFEELGLYYIGPVDGHNIDDLITILREVKSTKTTGPVLIHVVTEKGRGYPYAERAADKYHGVAKFDPATGKQFKSPAKTLSYTNYFAEALIAEAEQDSRVVAIHAAMGGGTGLNYFLRRFPNRCFDVGIAEQHAVTFAAGLACEGLKPFCAIYSSFLQRGYDQVRLDRSISAFIYAIVDDATVAGAAVQVVHDVDLQKLPVRFAMDRAGLVGADGPTHCGAFDVTYMACLPNMVVMAPSDEAELCHMVATAAAIDDRPSCFRYPRGNGIGVPLPPNYKGVPLEVGKGRVLLEGERVALLGYGSAVQYCLAAASLVERHGLRVTVADARFCKPLDQGLIRRLANSHEVLLTVEEGSIGGFGSHVAQFLALDGLLDGKLKWRPLVLPDRYIDHGAPADQLAEAGLTPSHIAATVFNVLGQAREALAIMTVPNA comes from the exons atgGCGCTCACGGCGTTCTCCATTCCTAGGGGCTTCGTCGGCGCGCTGCCGCAGGAGGGGCATttcgctccggcggcggcggagctctgTCTCCACAAGCTCCAGACCAGGCCACCCAAG CCTAGGCGGAGATCGTCGTGCATCTCGGCGTCGCTGTCCACGGAGAGGGAGGCCGCGGAGTACCACTCGCagcggccgccgacgccgctgcTGGACACAATCAACTTCCCGATCCACATGAAGAACCTGTCCATCAATGAGCTCCAGCAGCTCGCCGACGAACTCCGCTCGGACGTCATTTTCCACGTCTCCAAGACCGGCGGCCACCTCGGGTCCAGCCTCGGCGTCGTGGAGCTCACCGTGGCGCTGCACTACGTGTTCAACACGCCGCAGGACAAGATCCTCTGGGACGTCGGCCACCAG TCATACCCGCACAAGATCCTGACGGGGCGACGCGACAAGATGCCGACGATGCGGCAGACCAACGGCTTGTCGGGATTCACCAAGAGGGCGGAGAGCGAATACGACTCCTTCGGCACCGGCCACAGCTCCACCACCATCTCCGCCGCGCTCG GGATGGCGGTGGGGCGGGACCTGAAGGGAGGGAAGAACAACGTGGTGGCGGtgatcggcgacggcgccatgACTGCTGGGCAGGCGTACGAGGCGATGAATAACGCCGGGTACCTCGACTCCGACATGATCGTGATACTCAATGACAACAAGCAGGTGTCGCTGCCGACGGCGACGCTCGacgggccggcggcgccggtgggcGCGCTCAGCAGCGCCCTCAGCAAGCTGCAGTCCAGCAGGCCACTCAGAGAGCTCAGGGAGGTGGCCAAG ggcgtgacgaAGCAAATCGGAGGGTCGGTGCACGAGCTGGCGGCGAAGGTGGACGAGTACGCCCGCGGCATGATCAGCGGCTCCGGCTCGACGCTGTTCGAGGAGCTCGGCCTCTACTACATCGGCCCCGTCGACGGCCACAACATCGACGACCTCATCACCATCCTCCGGGAGGTCAAGAGCACCAAGACCACCGGCCCGGTGCTCATCCACGTCGTCACCGAGAAGGGCCGCGGCTACCCCTACGCCGAGCGAGCCGCCGACAAGTACCACG GCGTGGCGAAGTTCGATCCGGCGACGGGGAAGCAGTTCAAGTCGCCGGCGAAGACTCTGTCCTACACAAACTACTTCGCGGAGGCGCTCATCGCCGAGGCGGAGCAGGACAGCAGGGTCGTCGCCATCCACGCCGCCATGGGGGGCGGCACGGGGCTCAACTACTTCCTCCGCCGCTTCCCGAACAGGTGCTTCGACGTCGGGATCGCCGAGCAGCACGCCGTCacgttcgccgccggccttGCTTGTGAGGGGCTCAAGCCGTTCTGCGCTATCTACTCCTCCTTCCTTCAGAGAGGCTACGACCAGGTGcgcctcgatcgatcgatctctgctTTTATATACGCCATTGTTGACGACGCCACCGTTGCCGGTGCTGCGGTGCAGGTGGTGCACGACGTGGACCTCCAGAAGCTTCCGGTGAGGTTCGCCATGGACAGGGCCGggctcgtcggcgccgacggGCCGACCCACTGCGGCGCGTTCGATGTCACCTACATGGCGTGCCTACCGAACATGGTGGTCATGGCTCCGTCCGACGAGGCCGAGCTCTGCCACAtggtcgccaccgccgcggccatcGACGACCGCCCCTCCTGCTTCCGCTACCCAAGAGGCAACGGCATCGGCGTCCCGCTGCCACCCAACTACAAAGGCGTTCCCCTCGAG GTTGGCAAAGGGAGGGTACTTCTGGAGGGCGAGAGGGTGGCGCTGCTGGGGTACGGGTCGGCGGTGCAGTACTGCctggccgccgcgtcgctggTGGAGCGGCACGGCCTCAGGGTGaccgtcgccgacgccagGTTCTGCAAGCCGCTGGACCAGGGGCTCATCCGGAGGCTGGCCAACTCCCACGAGGTGCTCCTCACCGTCGAGGAAGGCTCCATCGGCGGGTTCGGCTCTCACGTCGCGCAGTTCCTGGCCCTCGATGGCCTCCTCGACGGCAAACTCAAG TGGCGGCCGCTGGTGCTACCTGACCGGTACATCGACCACGGGGCACCGGCGGATCAGCTGGCGGAGGCCGGGCTGACGCCGTCGCACATCGCGGCGACGGTGTTCAACGTGCTGGGCCAGGCAAGGGAGGCACTCGCCATCATGACGGTGCCCAACGCTTAG
- the LOC102702847 gene encoding 1-deoxy-D-xylulose-5-phosphate synthase 1, chloroplastic isoform X3 codes for MALTAFSIPRGFVGALPQEGHFAPAAAELCLHKLQTRPPKQPRRRSSCISASLSTEREAAEYHSQRPPTPLLDTINFPIHMKNLSINELQQLADELRSDVIFHVSKTGGHLGSSLGVVELTVALHYVFNTPQDKILWDVGHQSYPHKILTGRRDKMPTMRQTNGLSGFTKRAESEYDSFGTGHSSTTISAALGTLLHSLSIHRAWMAVGRDLKGGKNNVVAVIGDGAMTAGQAYEAMNNAGYLDSDMIVILNDNKQVSLPTATLDGPAAPVGALSSALSKLQSSRPLRELREVAKGVTKQIGGSVHELAAKVDEYARGMISGSGSTLFEELGLYYIGPVDGHNIDDLITILREVKSTKTTGPVLIHVVTEKGRGYPYAERAADKYHGVAKFDPATGKQFKSPAKTLSYTNYFAEALIAEAEQDSRVVAIHAAMGGGTGLNYFLRRFPNRCFDVGIAEQHAVTFAAGLACEGLKPFCAIYSSFLQRGYDQVVHDVDLQKLPVRFAMDRAGLVGADGPTHCGAFDVTYMACLPNMVVMAPSDEAELCHMVATAAAIDDRPSCFRYPRGNGIGVPLPPNYKGVPLEVGKGRVLLEGERVALLGYGSAVQYCLAAASLVERHGLRVTVADARFCKPLDQGLIRRLANSHEVLLTVEEGSIGGFGSHVAQFLALDGLLDGKLKWRPLVLPDRYIDHGAPADQLAEAGLTPSHIAATVFNVLGQAREALAIMTVPNA; via the exons atgGCGCTCACGGCGTTCTCCATTCCTAGGGGCTTCGTCGGCGCGCTGCCGCAGGAGGGGCATttcgctccggcggcggcggagctctgTCTCCACAAGCTCCAGACCAGGCCACCCAAG CAGCCTAGGCGGAGATCGTCGTGCATCTCGGCGTCGCTGTCCACGGAGAGGGAGGCCGCGGAGTACCACTCGCagcggccgccgacgccgctgcTGGACACAATCAACTTCCCGATCCACATGAAGAACCTGTCCATCAATGAGCTCCAGCAGCTCGCCGACGAACTCCGCTCGGACGTCATTTTCCACGTCTCCAAGACCGGCGGCCACCTCGGGTCCAGCCTCGGCGTCGTGGAGCTCACCGTGGCGCTGCACTACGTGTTCAACACGCCGCAGGACAAGATCCTCTGGGACGTCGGCCACCAG TCATACCCGCACAAGATCCTGACGGGGCGACGCGACAAGATGCCGACGATGCGGCAGACCAACGGCTTGTCGGGATTCACCAAGAGGGCGGAGAGCGAATACGACTCCTTCGGCACCGGCCACAGCTCCACCACCATCTCCGCCGCGCTCGGTACCCTCCTGCATTCTCTAAGCATCCATCGAGCCT GGATGGCGGTGGGGCGGGACCTGAAGGGAGGGAAGAACAACGTGGTGGCGGtgatcggcgacggcgccatgACTGCTGGGCAGGCGTACGAGGCGATGAATAACGCCGGGTACCTCGACTCCGACATGATCGTGATACTCAATGACAACAAGCAGGTGTCGCTGCCGACGGCGACGCTCGacgggccggcggcgccggtgggcGCGCTCAGCAGCGCCCTCAGCAAGCTGCAGTCCAGCAGGCCACTCAGAGAGCTCAGGGAGGTGGCCAAG ggcgtgacgaAGCAAATCGGAGGGTCGGTGCACGAGCTGGCGGCGAAGGTGGACGAGTACGCCCGCGGCATGATCAGCGGCTCCGGCTCGACGCTGTTCGAGGAGCTCGGCCTCTACTACATCGGCCCCGTCGACGGCCACAACATCGACGACCTCATCACCATCCTCCGGGAGGTCAAGAGCACCAAGACCACCGGCCCGGTGCTCATCCACGTCGTCACCGAGAAGGGCCGCGGCTACCCCTACGCCGAGCGAGCCGCCGACAAGTACCACG GCGTGGCGAAGTTCGATCCGGCGACGGGGAAGCAGTTCAAGTCGCCGGCGAAGACTCTGTCCTACACAAACTACTTCGCGGAGGCGCTCATCGCCGAGGCGGAGCAGGACAGCAGGGTCGTCGCCATCCACGCCGCCATGGGGGGCGGCACGGGGCTCAACTACTTCCTCCGCCGCTTCCCGAACAGGTGCTTCGACGTCGGGATCGCCGAGCAGCACGCCGTCacgttcgccgccggccttGCTTGTGAGGGGCTCAAGCCGTTCTGCGCTATCTACTCCTCCTTCCTTCAGAGAGGCTACGACCAG GTGGTGCACGACGTGGACCTCCAGAAGCTTCCGGTGAGGTTCGCCATGGACAGGGCCGggctcgtcggcgccgacggGCCGACCCACTGCGGCGCGTTCGATGTCACCTACATGGCGTGCCTACCGAACATGGTGGTCATGGCTCCGTCCGACGAGGCCGAGCTCTGCCACAtggtcgccaccgccgcggccatcGACGACCGCCCCTCCTGCTTCCGCTACCCAAGAGGCAACGGCATCGGCGTCCCGCTGCCACCCAACTACAAAGGCGTTCCCCTCGAG GTTGGCAAAGGGAGGGTACTTCTGGAGGGCGAGAGGGTGGCGCTGCTGGGGTACGGGTCGGCGGTGCAGTACTGCctggccgccgcgtcgctggTGGAGCGGCACGGCCTCAGGGTGaccgtcgccgacgccagGTTCTGCAAGCCGCTGGACCAGGGGCTCATCCGGAGGCTGGCCAACTCCCACGAGGTGCTCCTCACCGTCGAGGAAGGCTCCATCGGCGGGTTCGGCTCTCACGTCGCGCAGTTCCTGGCCCTCGATGGCCTCCTCGACGGCAAACTCAAG TGGCGGCCGCTGGTGCTACCTGACCGGTACATCGACCACGGGGCACCGGCGGATCAGCTGGCGGAGGCCGGGCTGACGCCGTCGCACATCGCGGCGACGGTGTTCAACGTGCTGGGCCAGGCAAGGGAGGCACTCGCCATCATGACGGTGCCCAACGCTTAG
- the LOC102702847 gene encoding 1-deoxy-D-xylulose-5-phosphate synthase 1, chloroplastic isoform X1, with the protein MALTAFSIPRGFVGALPQEGHFAPAAAELCLHKLQTRPPKQPRRRSSCISASLSTEREAAEYHSQRPPTPLLDTINFPIHMKNLSINELQQLADELRSDVIFHVSKTGGHLGSSLGVVELTVALHYVFNTPQDKILWDVGHQSYPHKILTGRRDKMPTMRQTNGLSGFTKRAESEYDSFGTGHSSTTISAALGMAVGRDLKGGKNNVVAVIGDGAMTAGQAYEAMNNAGYLDSDMIVILNDNKQVSLPTATLDGPAAPVGALSSALSKLQSSRPLRELREVAKGVTKQIGGSVHELAAKVDEYARGMISGSGSTLFEELGLYYIGPVDGHNIDDLITILREVKSTKTTGPVLIHVVTEKGRGYPYAERAADKYHGVAKFDPATGKQFKSPAKTLSYTNYFAEALIAEAEQDSRVVAIHAAMGGGTGLNYFLRRFPNRCFDVGIAEQHAVTFAAGLACEGLKPFCAIYSSFLQRGYDQVRLDRSISAFIYAIVDDATVAGAAVQVVHDVDLQKLPVRFAMDRAGLVGADGPTHCGAFDVTYMACLPNMVVMAPSDEAELCHMVATAAAIDDRPSCFRYPRGNGIGVPLPPNYKGVPLEVGKGRVLLEGERVALLGYGSAVQYCLAAASLVERHGLRVTVADARFCKPLDQGLIRRLANSHEVLLTVEEGSIGGFGSHVAQFLALDGLLDGKLKWRPLVLPDRYIDHGAPADQLAEAGLTPSHIAATVFNVLGQAREALAIMTVPNA; encoded by the exons atgGCGCTCACGGCGTTCTCCATTCCTAGGGGCTTCGTCGGCGCGCTGCCGCAGGAGGGGCATttcgctccggcggcggcggagctctgTCTCCACAAGCTCCAGACCAGGCCACCCAAG CAGCCTAGGCGGAGATCGTCGTGCATCTCGGCGTCGCTGTCCACGGAGAGGGAGGCCGCGGAGTACCACTCGCagcggccgccgacgccgctgcTGGACACAATCAACTTCCCGATCCACATGAAGAACCTGTCCATCAATGAGCTCCAGCAGCTCGCCGACGAACTCCGCTCGGACGTCATTTTCCACGTCTCCAAGACCGGCGGCCACCTCGGGTCCAGCCTCGGCGTCGTGGAGCTCACCGTGGCGCTGCACTACGTGTTCAACACGCCGCAGGACAAGATCCTCTGGGACGTCGGCCACCAG TCATACCCGCACAAGATCCTGACGGGGCGACGCGACAAGATGCCGACGATGCGGCAGACCAACGGCTTGTCGGGATTCACCAAGAGGGCGGAGAGCGAATACGACTCCTTCGGCACCGGCCACAGCTCCACCACCATCTCCGCCGCGCTCG GGATGGCGGTGGGGCGGGACCTGAAGGGAGGGAAGAACAACGTGGTGGCGGtgatcggcgacggcgccatgACTGCTGGGCAGGCGTACGAGGCGATGAATAACGCCGGGTACCTCGACTCCGACATGATCGTGATACTCAATGACAACAAGCAGGTGTCGCTGCCGACGGCGACGCTCGacgggccggcggcgccggtgggcGCGCTCAGCAGCGCCCTCAGCAAGCTGCAGTCCAGCAGGCCACTCAGAGAGCTCAGGGAGGTGGCCAAG ggcgtgacgaAGCAAATCGGAGGGTCGGTGCACGAGCTGGCGGCGAAGGTGGACGAGTACGCCCGCGGCATGATCAGCGGCTCCGGCTCGACGCTGTTCGAGGAGCTCGGCCTCTACTACATCGGCCCCGTCGACGGCCACAACATCGACGACCTCATCACCATCCTCCGGGAGGTCAAGAGCACCAAGACCACCGGCCCGGTGCTCATCCACGTCGTCACCGAGAAGGGCCGCGGCTACCCCTACGCCGAGCGAGCCGCCGACAAGTACCACG GCGTGGCGAAGTTCGATCCGGCGACGGGGAAGCAGTTCAAGTCGCCGGCGAAGACTCTGTCCTACACAAACTACTTCGCGGAGGCGCTCATCGCCGAGGCGGAGCAGGACAGCAGGGTCGTCGCCATCCACGCCGCCATGGGGGGCGGCACGGGGCTCAACTACTTCCTCCGCCGCTTCCCGAACAGGTGCTTCGACGTCGGGATCGCCGAGCAGCACGCCGTCacgttcgccgccggccttGCTTGTGAGGGGCTCAAGCCGTTCTGCGCTATCTACTCCTCCTTCCTTCAGAGAGGCTACGACCAGGTGcgcctcgatcgatcgatctctgctTTTATATACGCCATTGTTGACGACGCCACCGTTGCCGGTGCTGCGGTGCAGGTGGTGCACGACGTGGACCTCCAGAAGCTTCCGGTGAGGTTCGCCATGGACAGGGCCGggctcgtcggcgccgacggGCCGACCCACTGCGGCGCGTTCGATGTCACCTACATGGCGTGCCTACCGAACATGGTGGTCATGGCTCCGTCCGACGAGGCCGAGCTCTGCCACAtggtcgccaccgccgcggccatcGACGACCGCCCCTCCTGCTTCCGCTACCCAAGAGGCAACGGCATCGGCGTCCCGCTGCCACCCAACTACAAAGGCGTTCCCCTCGAG GTTGGCAAAGGGAGGGTACTTCTGGAGGGCGAGAGGGTGGCGCTGCTGGGGTACGGGTCGGCGGTGCAGTACTGCctggccgccgcgtcgctggTGGAGCGGCACGGCCTCAGGGTGaccgtcgccgacgccagGTTCTGCAAGCCGCTGGACCAGGGGCTCATCCGGAGGCTGGCCAACTCCCACGAGGTGCTCCTCACCGTCGAGGAAGGCTCCATCGGCGGGTTCGGCTCTCACGTCGCGCAGTTCCTGGCCCTCGATGGCCTCCTCGACGGCAAACTCAAG TGGCGGCCGCTGGTGCTACCTGACCGGTACATCGACCACGGGGCACCGGCGGATCAGCTGGCGGAGGCCGGGCTGACGCCGTCGCACATCGCGGCGACGGTGTTCAACGTGCTGGGCCAGGCAAGGGAGGCACTCGCCATCATGACGGTGCCCAACGCTTAG
- the LOC102702847 gene encoding 1-deoxy-D-xylulose-5-phosphate synthase 1, chloroplastic isoform X5, with translation MALTAFSIPRGFVGALPQEGHFAPAAAELCLHKLQTRPPKPRRRSSCISASLSTEREAAEYHSQRPPTPLLDTINFPIHMKNLSINELQQLADELRSDVIFHVSKTGGHLGSSLGVVELTVALHYVFNTPQDKILWDVGHQSYPHKILTGRRDKMPTMRQTNGLSGFTKRAESEYDSFGTGHSSTTISAALGMAVGRDLKGGKNNVVAVIGDGAMTAGQAYEAMNNAGYLDSDMIVILNDNKQVSLPTATLDGPAAPVGALSSALSKLQSSRPLRELREVAKGVTKQIGGSVHELAAKVDEYARGMISGSGSTLFEELGLYYIGPVDGHNIDDLITILREVKSTKTTGPVLIHVVTEKGRGYPYAERAADKYHGVAKFDPATGKQFKSPAKTLSYTNYFAEALIAEAEQDSRVVAIHAAMGGGTGLNYFLRRFPNRCFDVGIAEQHAVTFAAGLACEGLKPFCAIYSSFLQRGYDQVVHDVDLQKLPVRFAMDRAGLVGADGPTHCGAFDVTYMACLPNMVVMAPSDEAELCHMVATAAAIDDRPSCFRYPRGNGIGVPLPPNYKGVPLEVGKGRVLLEGERVALLGYGSAVQYCLAAASLVERHGLRVTVADARFCKPLDQGLIRRLANSHEVLLTVEEGSIGGFGSHVAQFLALDGLLDGKLKWRPLVLPDRYIDHGAPADQLAEAGLTPSHIAATVFNVLGQAREALAIMTVPNA, from the exons atgGCGCTCACGGCGTTCTCCATTCCTAGGGGCTTCGTCGGCGCGCTGCCGCAGGAGGGGCATttcgctccggcggcggcggagctctgTCTCCACAAGCTCCAGACCAGGCCACCCAAG CCTAGGCGGAGATCGTCGTGCATCTCGGCGTCGCTGTCCACGGAGAGGGAGGCCGCGGAGTACCACTCGCagcggccgccgacgccgctgcTGGACACAATCAACTTCCCGATCCACATGAAGAACCTGTCCATCAATGAGCTCCAGCAGCTCGCCGACGAACTCCGCTCGGACGTCATTTTCCACGTCTCCAAGACCGGCGGCCACCTCGGGTCCAGCCTCGGCGTCGTGGAGCTCACCGTGGCGCTGCACTACGTGTTCAACACGCCGCAGGACAAGATCCTCTGGGACGTCGGCCACCAG TCATACCCGCACAAGATCCTGACGGGGCGACGCGACAAGATGCCGACGATGCGGCAGACCAACGGCTTGTCGGGATTCACCAAGAGGGCGGAGAGCGAATACGACTCCTTCGGCACCGGCCACAGCTCCACCACCATCTCCGCCGCGCTCG GGATGGCGGTGGGGCGGGACCTGAAGGGAGGGAAGAACAACGTGGTGGCGGtgatcggcgacggcgccatgACTGCTGGGCAGGCGTACGAGGCGATGAATAACGCCGGGTACCTCGACTCCGACATGATCGTGATACTCAATGACAACAAGCAGGTGTCGCTGCCGACGGCGACGCTCGacgggccggcggcgccggtgggcGCGCTCAGCAGCGCCCTCAGCAAGCTGCAGTCCAGCAGGCCACTCAGAGAGCTCAGGGAGGTGGCCAAG ggcgtgacgaAGCAAATCGGAGGGTCGGTGCACGAGCTGGCGGCGAAGGTGGACGAGTACGCCCGCGGCATGATCAGCGGCTCCGGCTCGACGCTGTTCGAGGAGCTCGGCCTCTACTACATCGGCCCCGTCGACGGCCACAACATCGACGACCTCATCACCATCCTCCGGGAGGTCAAGAGCACCAAGACCACCGGCCCGGTGCTCATCCACGTCGTCACCGAGAAGGGCCGCGGCTACCCCTACGCCGAGCGAGCCGCCGACAAGTACCACG GCGTGGCGAAGTTCGATCCGGCGACGGGGAAGCAGTTCAAGTCGCCGGCGAAGACTCTGTCCTACACAAACTACTTCGCGGAGGCGCTCATCGCCGAGGCGGAGCAGGACAGCAGGGTCGTCGCCATCCACGCCGCCATGGGGGGCGGCACGGGGCTCAACTACTTCCTCCGCCGCTTCCCGAACAGGTGCTTCGACGTCGGGATCGCCGAGCAGCACGCCGTCacgttcgccgccggccttGCTTGTGAGGGGCTCAAGCCGTTCTGCGCTATCTACTCCTCCTTCCTTCAGAGAGGCTACGACCAG GTGGTGCACGACGTGGACCTCCAGAAGCTTCCGGTGAGGTTCGCCATGGACAGGGCCGggctcgtcggcgccgacggGCCGACCCACTGCGGCGCGTTCGATGTCACCTACATGGCGTGCCTACCGAACATGGTGGTCATGGCTCCGTCCGACGAGGCCGAGCTCTGCCACAtggtcgccaccgccgcggccatcGACGACCGCCCCTCCTGCTTCCGCTACCCAAGAGGCAACGGCATCGGCGTCCCGCTGCCACCCAACTACAAAGGCGTTCCCCTCGAG GTTGGCAAAGGGAGGGTACTTCTGGAGGGCGAGAGGGTGGCGCTGCTGGGGTACGGGTCGGCGGTGCAGTACTGCctggccgccgcgtcgctggTGGAGCGGCACGGCCTCAGGGTGaccgtcgccgacgccagGTTCTGCAAGCCGCTGGACCAGGGGCTCATCCGGAGGCTGGCCAACTCCCACGAGGTGCTCCTCACCGTCGAGGAAGGCTCCATCGGCGGGTTCGGCTCTCACGTCGCGCAGTTCCTGGCCCTCGATGGCCTCCTCGACGGCAAACTCAAG TGGCGGCCGCTGGTGCTACCTGACCGGTACATCGACCACGGGGCACCGGCGGATCAGCTGGCGGAGGCCGGGCTGACGCCGTCGCACATCGCGGCGACGGTGTTCAACGTGCTGGGCCAGGCAAGGGAGGCACTCGCCATCATGACGGTGCCCAACGCTTAG